A stretch of the Lolium perenne isolate Kyuss_39 chromosome 3, Kyuss_2.0, whole genome shotgun sequence genome encodes the following:
- the LOC127327026 gene encoding 2-oxoglutarate and iron-dependent oxygenase domain-containing protein CP2: MALEGPAERRDEGQQAGVANGNCVAPPPSRMAGRPSGTTAHSDRRLRFNPNTEHKSQDYTDVRGEYAPAVYSALERHLPPSLLEADRDVKLDFMRDILARYWPHGERNKVQRHKEYRQKILHLYKPLHGELYTMHPSAFFLPTFLEAVRTNTEESIASIMTEPTPGVFSFAMLQPNFCDMLLEEVENFEKWVHAMKFKIMRPNTMNKYGAVLDDFGLEAVLNQFMEEFIAPISKVFYSEVGGGTLDSHHAFVVEYGKDRDVELGFHVDDSEVTLNVCLGKQFSGGELYFRGIRCENHVNSETQHEEMYDYSHIPGRAVLHRGRHRHGARPTTSGLRMNLLLWCRSSVFREMKKYQKDFSGWCGECQREKRERQIQCVKATKLAFLRGGGGGMI, from the exons ATGGCTCTAGAGGGGCCCGCGGAGCGACGGGACGAAGGCCAGCAGGCAGGGGTGGCGAACGGGAACTGCGTGGCTCCGCCGCCGTCGCGGATGGCCGGCCGGCCATCGGGCACCACTGCGCACTCTGACAGGCGGCTGCGGTTCAACCCGAACACGGAACATAAGTCGCAGGACTACACCGACGTGCGCGGTGAGTACGCGCCGGCCGTCTACAGCGCCCTGGAGCGGCACCTCCCGCCTAGCCTCCTTGAGGCCGACCGTGACGTCAAGCTAGACTTCATGCGTGACATACTCGCTCGCTACTGGCCCCATGGCGAGCGCAACAAG GTTCAAAGGCACAAAGAATACAGGCAGAAGATACTCCACCTCTATAAG CCACTTCATGGAGAATTATACACAATGCATCCTTCAGCTTTCTTCTTACCAACATTCCTTGAAGCAGTAAGAACTAATACAGAAGAAAGTATTGCAAGTATAATGACTGAGCCAACTCCTGGTGTTTTTTCATTTGCTATGTTACAGCCCAACTTTTGTGACATGCTGTTGGAGGAG GTAGAGAACTTTGAAAAGTGGGTTCATGCAATGAAATTTAAGATAATGAGGCCAAATACAATGAATAAGTATGGTGCCGTACTTGATGATTTTGGCCTGGAAGCTGTGCTGAACCAGTTCATGGAGGAGTTCATAGCTCCAATTTCTAAAG TTTTTTACTCTGAGGTTGGTGGGGGGACATTGGACTCTCATCATGCTTTTGTTGTTGAGTACGGGAAAGACCGAGATGTTGAACTTG GTTTCCATGTCGATGATTCTGAGGTAACATTAAATGTTTGCCTTGGCAAACAATTCTCTGGTGGTGAATTATACTTTCGTGGCATCCGCTGTGAGAATCACGTGAACTCAGAAACACAACATGAG GAAATGTATGATTACTCTCATATTCCTGGACGAGCTGTGCTTCATCGTGGTCGTCATAGACATGGTGCTAGACCAACAACATCAGGGCTCAGAATGAACCTGCTTTTGTGGTGTAGAAG CTCTGTGTTCAGAGAGATGAAGAAATACCAGAAAGATTTTTCTGGTTGGTGCGGCGAATGCCAGCGCGAAAAGAGAGAGAGACAGATTCAGTGTGTCAAAGCGACCAAGCTG GCATTTCTTAGGGGTGGTGGAGGGGGAATGATTTAA